Proteins co-encoded in one Salvia splendens isolate huo1 chromosome 4, SspV2, whole genome shotgun sequence genomic window:
- the LOC121800967 gene encoding uncharacterized protein LOC121800967: protein MTDNNEIPPPVVRFGDTLRSGIEHPGEFAYANDNVNIPPHYISLVNEGNLFHGRDDEDPRALFPFSLREKAREWYDSLPGYNIATFQELKTLFLLEYNSPMKIEKLREEITSFRQKYDESFAEAWKRFTELIRKCPSHGLAPGHDLLKFYKGLNSEGTGLVTAGSNGNLDDLTHDEVRALFQRLANNQRNWHNPRRGADRAGDTFGATKDAERVTAIEAQLADISTQMSSMTKAVKSLQLTPQPQAVTVMRCGLCQGGHHTDQCPSLQGPPVEDVNYIGNNRQGFNQGNQYNNQQNWRPQQTSWNQAGPSNNSGNQWRNNTQPPGYEKKPSVEDQLGQILSFMSKSQKENENFKDKTVEKFGQMDATMRNLETQIGQLATASHTRIPNTIPSNTVPNPRGNEQCKAVVLRSGRELDSTPSMDGQEQAASGSKEHGEESDASGKLSAKEKRKQKVEMELQRKMTISPALDPKSKFNFPDHIPPPPYPPKRKKRAPKEKSFEWMMNVIRKVNVDVSLVDLFTNFPKFSKFFKDMMANKEKLQDEGIVALSMNCSQLISGMMPMKKRDPGSCVIPCEIGNTIFTKCMWIKDRGSR, encoded by the exons ATGACAGATAACAATGAGATTCCACCACCCGTGGTGAGGTTTGGCGACACTCTGAGATCGGGAATTGAGCACCCGGGGGAGTTCGCTTATGCAAACGACAACGTCAATATTCCACCTCACTACATTAGTTTGGTGAATGAGGGGAATCTATTTCATGGTAGGGATGATGAAGATCCG AGGGCGTTGTTCCCATTCTCGTTGAGGGAGAAGGCAAGAGAGTGGTATGATTCACTCCCGGGCTACAACATAGCAACATTCCAAGAGTTGAAGACATTGTTCCTCTTGGAATACAACTCTCCAATGAAGATTGAGAAAttgagagaggagatcactTCATTCCGACAGAAGTATGACGAGTCCTTCGCGGAAGCATGGAAAAGATTCACGGAGTTGATAAGGAAATGCCCAAGTCACGGACTAGCTCCGGGGCACgaccttttgaaattctacaaGGGACTCAACAGTGAAGGAACGGGACTGGTGACTGCAGGTTCGAATGGGAACCTAGATGATTTAACTCACGATGAGGTGAGAGCCTTGTTTcaaaggttggccaataatcaAAGGAATTGGCACAATCCAAGGCGAGGAGCTGATAGAGCAGGAGATACGTTTGGTGCTACAAAGGATGCGGAAAGAGTGACCGCAATTGAGGCTCAACTGGCGGACATTAGCACTCAAATGTCGTCGATGACAAAGGCAGTTAAATCTCTTCAATTGACTCCTCAACCCCAAGCTGTGACTGTGATGAGATGTGGGTTGTGCCAAGGCGGGCATCATACTGATCAATGCCCAAGTCTTCAAGGACCTCCCGTGGAGGATGTGAATTACATTGGTAACAATCGCCAAGGGTTCAATCAAGGCAACCAATACAACAATCAGCAAAATTGGAGGCCTCAGCAAACGAGTTGGAATCAAGCTGGTCCTAGCAATAACTCGGGTAATCAATGGAGGAACAACACTCAACCCccgggttatgagaagaagccatcCGTCGAGGATCAATTGGGACAGATTCTCTCTTTTATGTctaagagtcaaaaggagaacgaaaatttcaaggacAAGACAGTGGAAAAGTTTGGGCAGATGGATGCTACTATGAGGAATCTCGAGACTCAAATTGGACAGCTTGCCACGGCATCACACACGAGGATTCCTAACACCATCCCAAGTAATACTGTACCCAATCCTAGAGGCAATGAACAGTGTAAGGCAGTGGTCTTGAGAAGTGGTCGTGAGTTGGATTCAACACCATCAATGGACGGTcaag aacaggctgcatcCGGCAGCAAGGAACATGGTGAAGAATCCGATGCAAGTGGAAAGTTGTCAGCGAAAGAGAAACGAAAACAGAAAGTGGAAATGGAACTACAAAGAAAGATGACGATTAGTCCGGCATTAGACCCGAAAAGCAAGTTCAACTTCCCCGATCACATTCCTCCTCCACCATATCCaccgaagaggaagaagagggctCCAAAAGAGAAAAGCTTTGAGTGGATGATGAACGTGATTCGAAAAGTGAATGTGGATGTCTCATTGGTGGACCTCTTCACTAATTTCCCCAAGTTCTCCAAGTTTTTCAAGGATATGATGGCAAATAAGGAGAAATTGCAAGACGAGGGGATAGTGGCTTTGAGTATGAATTGCTCACAACTGATTTCGGGAATGATGCCAATGAAGAAGAGGGATCCGGGAAGTTGTGTGATTCCTTGTGAGATAGGCAATACAATTTTCACCAAATGTATGTGGATCAAGGATCGGGGATCTCGCTGA